GGTTGTACGGCTTCGCTCAACAGTTCGCGGGGCTGCAGCCGGCGCTCGGGTGTTTTCTCGACGGCGCGTTCCGCGGCACGCGCTTCGAGGCGTCGCCGTTTCTGCGCGGCGTCTACTTTACGAGCGGTACGCAGCACGGCCGGCCGATCGACCGCGCGATCAGCGCCATCGCGCAATCGCTTGGGTTGCGCAGTGACGTTGCGTACCAGCGCGACGCGTCGGGGCGTGCGTACTTCATCAACCGGCTGCTCAAGGACGTGGTGATCGCCGAGGCGGGGCTGGTGGGCGCGAACGCGCGCTTCGAGCAATGCCGCGCGTGGCTGCGGCGAGGCGCGCTCGCGCTGGTCGGTGCGACGCTGATACTCGCGCTCGCGGGCATGGGTGTGAGCTATCAGCGCAACCGTGCCTATGTCGCCGAGTTCGAACGGCAGACCCGGCACGTCGAGCAACTGGCGCGAGAAGCGAACGCGACCGCGAACCCGCTCGCGGTGCTGCCGTTGCTCGACGCGGCGCGCGCGCTGCCCGGCGGCTACGCGGACGCCGACAGGCAGGTGCCATGGCTCACCCGGCTCTGGCTCTATCAGGGCGACAAGCTCGGCCAGCAAGCGCGTGTCACCTACCGGCGCCTGCTCAATCAGACCTTGCTGCCGCTCGCGCTCGGCAAGCTGACCCAGGAGTTGCGCGACGGCGCTCCCGAGAATGCTTCGGAAACCGAAGCGTATCGCTACGAAGCCTTGCGCGCGTATCTGATGCTCGGCGACGCGGCGCATTTCGACCCCGCCGCGTTGCGCGCCCATCTGGTGCCGGCGCTCGCAGGCAACGCGAGCCCCGCGCAAAGAAGCGCGCTCGATGCGCATCTCGCCGCGCTGTTCGACAAGACGCAGTTCGATCCCTCGCTGCCGCTCGACAACGCGCTCATCAAGGCGGCACGCGCGCGCCTCGCCGAATTGCCGCTGTCGCAGCGCGTCGGCAACCGGGTGGACGGCGAACTCGCGCAGGCGAATCTGGCCGCATTCAACGTGAGCGCCGCCGCCGGGCCGAACGCGCCGCTGCTGCTCAGGCGCACGAGCGGCGCGCCGCTCACGGCCGGCGTGGCGGGCGCGTACACCCGCGCCGGCTACGCGCAATACACGCGAGCGCGCGACGCCGCGCTCGCCGATGTCGCGAAGGACGCCTGGGTGCTTGGCCGCGACGACGTCGCACTCACGCCCGAGGGCATCGCCGCGTTGCGCGCCGCGCTCGACGAGCGCTACTTCGACGCCTATATCCGCGCATGGGACGGCCTCCTCGACGATGTGACCATCGTGCCCGTGACCGGTCTTGCCGATGGCGCGCGTGTCGCGAACGGGCTTTCCGCGCCCGATTCGCCGCTCAGGAAGTTCATCGTCGCAGCGGCGCGCGAGACGACGCTCGCGGCGAACGCATCCGGCAAGCAAGACGCGACGACGCGCGTCGACGAGCACTTTCAACCGTTGCACGAGCTCGCGGGCAAGCCGGGCGACGCTGCCGCGCTGGACCGCGATCTTGCGCCGCTCAAGGACGCCGCCGTGTTTCTCGACGCGGCCGACGCCGCGCGCAGAATGGGCCAGCCCGCGCCCGCCGGCGACGCGTTAGGCAAGCTGAGGCTCGCGAGCCAGACGGCGCCGGCGCCGCTCACGCCGGTGGCGGCGTCGCTCGCGACGGCAGGCACGGCGCTCGTGGAAGGCGGCGAACGCGCACGCCTCGACGCGCAGTGGAACGCGAGCGCGGGACCGTTGTGCCGCCGCGCGCTCGATGGCCGTTATCCATTCGTGCATGCCTCGACCCGCGATGTCGCCGCCGACGACTTCGGCAAACTGTTCGCACCGGGCGGCCTCATTGACGACTTCTTCCAGAAGAACCTCGCCGCGCTGGTCGACACGAGCGGGCCGGTGTGGCAATGGCGCGCCGGGACTCCACCGGCGGGCACGTCGCGTGATGCGCTGGCGCAGTTTCAGCGCGCCGCGCAGAT
The genomic region above belongs to Paraburkholderia sp. HP33-1 and contains:
- the tssM gene encoding type VI secretion system membrane subunit TssM translates to MKKIAGSLTPPQWLTLAGVLALLVVVWFEGPLFAFNGHAPLESPRARWIAMALLVAAWVLAWGARAGVARLVNLRFVSGVAGQGQAAGSVELAVLRERFEQALAILRQARMKGINGRQWVYQLPWYMFIGAPGTGKSTALAHSGLRFPLREKLGEAAIGGVGGTRHCEWWFTDDAVLVDTAGRYTTQDSDAQADGSAWTGFLQLLRKYRPRRPLNGLIVTVSAADLVRQDEAARDTHIRTIRSRLTELSERLGVRFPVYVVVTKCDLLAGFTEFFDDLGEAERNQVWGITFPLDESPTAGAALAAFPAEFDALGARLQARVLHRMQRETDVQRRARLYGFAQQFAGLQPALGCFLDGAFRGTRFEASPFLRGVYFTSGTQHGRPIDRAISAIAQSLGLRSDVAYQRDASGRAYFINRLLKDVVIAEAGLVGANARFEQCRAWLRRGALALVGATLILALAGMGVSYQRNRAYVAEFERQTRHVEQLAREANATANPLAVLPLLDAARALPGGYADADRQVPWLTRLWLYQGDKLGQQARVTYRRLLNQTLLPLALGKLTQELRDGAPENASETEAYRYEALRAYLMLGDAAHFDPAALRAHLVPALAGNASPAQRSALDAHLAALFDKTQFDPSLPLDNALIKAARARLAELPLSQRVGNRVDGELAQANLAAFNVSAAAGPNAPLLLRRTSGAPLTAGVAGAYTRAGYAQYTRARDAALADVAKDAWVLGRDDVALTPEGIAALRAALDERYFDAYIRAWDGLLDDVTIVPVTGLADGARVANGLSAPDSPLRKFIVAAARETTLAANASGKQDATTRVDEHFQPLHELAGKPGDAAALDRDLAPLKDAAVFLDAADAARRMGQPAPAGDALGKLRLASQTAPAPLTPVAASLATAGTALVEGGERARLDAQWNASAGPLCRRALDGRYPFVHASTRDVAADDFGKLFAPGGLIDDFFQKNLAALVDTSGPVWQWRAGTPPAGTSRDALAQFQRAAQIRDAFFHDGSRDMSIRFRVKALSLDPAVTQVNLDIDGQQLALRQDGLQSMLLQWPSGKNTGRAAAQFDPPAAAQTPPLDASGPWAFLHLIDTGRLEGTAQPDRYRLTLDSAGRKAVLELDATSVVNPFRRAPLEQFRCPEHL